The following proteins are co-located in the Rheinheimera salexigens genome:
- the nudE gene encoding ADP compounds hydrolase NudE, with protein sequence MTTNKQKPQILQQQLVAQSLLFKVEQLQLEFSNGEQRVYERLRGGGNGAVMIIPCPDAESFYLVREYCAGSDDYQLGFPKGGIDPGESIIEAANRELKEEIGFGAKRFVSLKSLALAPSHFNATMHIVLAFDLYPESLPGDEPEPLELVSWLRRDDQSLLQQPDFTEARSVAGLFLAQQYLEANPDVFK encoded by the coding sequence ATGACGACAAATAAACAAAAGCCACAGATATTGCAGCAGCAACTGGTGGCACAAAGCCTACTTTTTAAAGTTGAACAGTTACAGCTTGAATTTAGCAATGGCGAGCAGCGGGTATATGAACGGTTACGCGGTGGCGGTAATGGCGCCGTAATGATTATACCTTGCCCCGATGCTGAGAGTTTTTATTTAGTGCGGGAATATTGTGCCGGTAGCGACGATTACCAATTAGGCTTTCCTAAAGGCGGCATAGATCCTGGAGAATCAATAATTGAAGCGGCAAATCGTGAATTAAAAGAAGAAATTGGTTTTGGCGCAAAACGTTTTGTTAGCTTAAAGTCATTGGCTTTAGCCCCCAGTCATTTTAATGCTACAATGCACATAGTGCTGGCGTTTGATTTGTACCCAGAATCTTTGCCGGGAGACGAGCCAGAACCGTTAGAACTTGTTAGCTGGTTACGCCGTGATGATCAGTCTTTGTTGCAACAACCTGATTTCACAGAAGCTAGAAGTGTTGCCGGTTTGTTTTTAGCGCAGCAATATTTGGAAGCGAATCCGGATGTTTTTAAGTAA
- the yrfG gene encoding GMP/IMP nucleotidase: MLHWAEIDTVLLDMDGTLLDLHFDSYFWQYYLPKRWSEISGIDEKSAQQQLDAEYTKLAGKLEWYCLDYWGKRLQLPITELKREVMDKIAMRDDAAVFLQALKDSGRQVILLTNAHPDSLSLKVERTELASYIDTLVSTHEFGVTKENWALWHKVQHRFGFDPARTLFVDDSLPILHAAKDFGIKHLLAVANPDSQKVSNNITEFPAITDYNTLVADILKPRT; the protein is encoded by the coding sequence ATGTTGCATTGGGCTGAAATTGATACTGTATTACTCGACATGGACGGCACCTTACTAGATTTACATTTTGATAGTTATTTTTGGCAATATTATTTGCCTAAACGCTGGTCTGAAATTAGCGGTATTGATGAAAAAAGCGCTCAACAGCAATTAGATGCTGAATATACCAAGTTAGCCGGTAAGCTGGAGTGGTATTGTCTAGACTATTGGGGCAAACGGTTACAACTGCCTATTACTGAACTAAAGCGTGAAGTAATGGATAAAATTGCCATGCGCGACGATGCAGCCGTATTTTTACAGGCATTAAAAGATAGTGGTCGTCAGGTGATCTTATTAACCAATGCTCACCCTGACAGCTTATCATTAAAAGTAGAGCGCACTGAATTGGCGAGTTATATCGATACTTTAGTGTCTACCCATGAATTTGGCGTCACCAAAGAAAATTGGGCGCTATGGCATAAAGTGCAACATCGCTTCGGTTTTGATCCCGCTCGCACGCTGTTTGTTGATGATAGCCTGCCCATTTTACATGCCGCTAAAGATTTTGGCATAAAACACTTATTAGCGGTGGCCAATCCAGATAGCCAGAAAGTCAGCAACAACATTACTGAGTTTCCGGCCATTACTGATTACAACACTTTAGTCGCTGATATCTTAAAACCTAGAACCTAG
- a CDS encoding type II secretion system protein N: protein MLLLTPAAWWLKLVSLPTGLQLGSVSGTLAQGKVSAVQYKQLYLPELRWQLNAWQLFTAKAQFSVTSGSKQQASLPYVDATLNYGFSGMSLQNSLFRLQVADVLPLLALPLPMAASGELVLDITDYQQGQPWCESLQGNASWLDAKLQSLSGNWLDFQALFADMHCEQGSIVMNTAADNLLGLDAEIRLDNARLQLNGSLKPDPSLPEEVHQAMQFVGRPDANGRYTLKL from the coding sequence ATGCTGCTTTTAACCCCCGCAGCGTGGTGGTTAAAGCTAGTGTCGTTACCAACTGGTTTACAATTGGGCAGTGTCAGTGGCACCTTAGCGCAGGGTAAAGTGAGCGCAGTGCAATATAAGCAGCTTTATTTACCCGAGTTACGTTGGCAATTAAATGCATGGCAGTTGTTTACCGCAAAAGCCCAATTTTCAGTAACAAGCGGCAGTAAGCAGCAAGCGAGCTTACCTTATGTTGATGCTACTCTAAACTATGGTTTTAGCGGCATGTCGTTGCAAAATAGTCTGTTTCGATTGCAAGTAGCTGATGTTTTGCCGCTGTTAGCGTTGCCTCTACCCATGGCAGCAAGTGGTGAGTTGGTATTAGATATAACCGATTACCAGCAAGGTCAGCCATGGTGTGAGTCATTACAGGGCAATGCCAGTTGGTTAGATGCAAAATTACAAAGTTTAAGTGGCAACTGGTTAGATTTTCAGGCGTTATTTGCCGATATGCATTGCGAGCAAGGCAGTATTGTTATGAATACCGCAGCTGATAATCTACTTGGACTGGATGCTGAAATACGCTTAGACAATGCGCGGTTACAGCTAAATGGTAGCTTAAAGCCAGATCCTTCTTTGCCAGAAGAAGTGCATCAGGCCATGCAGTTTGTTGGTCGGCCTGATGCAAATGGGCGCTACACTCTTAAGCTTTAG
- the gspM gene encoding type II secretion system protein GspM, translating to MKQQILSWWFGLQVREQRIVSLAGVVIAIALFYWLLWQPLHQAKIQRQQTVTAAQLQLQRLQQAIPSLLAAGSASVRTGGSLAQIISNSARTQSITVSRMQPQNEQLALVLDDLSFERLLPWLYELQYQHGVHLVSLDLAQADKPGIVRVRRIVVE from the coding sequence ATGAAACAGCAAATATTAAGCTGGTGGTTTGGTTTGCAAGTACGCGAACAGCGTATTGTCAGCTTAGCCGGTGTGGTTATCGCCATAGCCTTATTTTATTGGTTACTGTGGCAACCTCTGCATCAAGCAAAAATTCAAAGACAACAAACTGTTACTGCAGCTCAGTTGCAATTACAGCGGCTGCAACAAGCGATACCTAGTTTATTGGCAGCTGGGAGTGCAAGTGTACGTACTGGTGGCAGTTTGGCGCAAATTATTAGTAATAGTGCGCGAACACAAAGTATTACCGTTAGCCGAATGCAGCCACAAAATGAGCAGTTAGCGCTGGTACTAGACGATTTAAGTTTTGAGCGATTGTTGCCTTGGTTATACGAGCTGCAATATCAGCATGGTGTGCATTTAGTCAGTTTAGATTTAGCGCAGGCAGACAAGCCCGGCATCGTTAGAGTACGACGTATAGTGGTTGAATAG
- the gspL gene encoding type II secretion system protein GspL, which yields MSEQLIIRLGSRAEQQVTWLVWASHNNEVIASGELANIDQLADLAKRVSQRQVIALVPASDVVLKQVLLPTKPNRQVLQALPYMLEEEQAEDIEQLFVALGDVQFQEGQYSQQVAICQRQRLEKWLDWLQQAGFNVTRLLPDALLLPDHSLPACIQLHDQWLVKQAPWQIAAVEQSWWPDYLQLAALPNVTSFSPWPVEVDHAHQLAEPELPLALLAAQLPQHNFNLLQAEYKPKRQSHTQFGLWRNSAVLAIACLSIYLLQLGMINVQLNRQNQQLQQQSITTYKQAFPNEPVVNLSLQLKRKLAQVDGGTEQGFLTLLAALQQQLATVPDISLENLRFDSKLSELRFQAKASSFQSFEQLKNKLEQAGFSVNQGTLSNDGDKVQGSVAMRGKA from the coding sequence GTGAGTGAACAATTAATAATTCGGCTGGGTAGCCGGGCAGAACAACAAGTAACTTGGTTGGTTTGGGCTAGCCATAACAATGAAGTTATTGCCAGTGGTGAGCTTGCCAATATTGATCAGTTAGCCGATTTAGCGAAAAGAGTCAGTCAGCGCCAAGTAATAGCACTAGTACCTGCATCAGATGTGGTATTAAAGCAGGTGTTATTACCTACCAAGCCTAACCGCCAAGTATTACAAGCATTGCCCTATATGTTAGAAGAAGAGCAAGCTGAAGATATTGAGCAGTTATTTGTGGCGCTAGGCGACGTGCAATTTCAAGAGGGCCAATACAGCCAGCAAGTGGCTATTTGCCAACGTCAGCGATTAGAGAAATGGCTAGACTGGCTGCAGCAAGCCGGCTTTAATGTCACGCGTTTACTACCTGATGCATTATTATTACCCGATCACAGCTTGCCAGCTTGTATCCAGTTACACGATCAATGGTTAGTGAAGCAAGCACCTTGGCAAATTGCAGCGGTTGAACAAAGTTGGTGGCCAGATTATTTACAGTTAGCGGCATTGCCAAACGTCACTAGTTTTAGCCCGTGGCCTGTTGAGGTGGATCATGCACATCAGTTGGCTGAGCCTGAATTACCTTTAGCCTTACTCGCAGCTCAATTACCACAGCATAACTTTAACTTACTCCAAGCGGAATATAAGCCGAAGCGGCAAAGTCATACTCAGTTTGGGCTTTGGCGTAACAGCGCCGTGTTAGCAATCGCTTGCCTAAGTATCTATTTGCTGCAACTTGGCATGATAAACGTGCAATTAAACCGCCAAAACCAGCAATTACAACAACAAAGTATTACGACGTATAAGCAAGCCTTTCCCAATGAGCCGGTGGTCAATTTATCGCTGCAATTAAAACGTAAATTAGCGCAAGTAGATGGCGGGACAGAGCAAGGATTTTTAACCTTATTAGCGGCATTGCAGCAACAATTAGCCACAGTGCCAGATATTAGCCTTGAAAACTTACGCTTTGATAGCAAATTGTCTGAGCTTAGGTTTCAAGCCAAAGCCAGTAGTTTTCAAAGCTTTGAGCAACTGAAAAATAAATTGGAACAAGCCGGCTTTAGTGTTAATCAGGGCACGCTGAGCAACGATGGCGATAAAGTGCAAGGCAGTGTGGCGATGCGAGGTAAAGCATGA
- the gspK gene encoding type II secretion system minor pseudopilin GspK, whose product MNTQQVQAKQAPLKYSATRQNGVALIAVLMVIAIVVIIAATMTSRLRLQIQRQQNIQQQTQAFWYAMAAEQFSRVLLTRTVVGEETVNLSQQWAMQGATFPVDNGTIAGDITDLRSCFNLNALQNVSRANASAKAEFSVPQQAFQRLLELKLADLTMPPEYLTARIADWLDEDSLLMTSGSAEEDDYASLVYPYYAANTLMASPSELRVILGITPADYQALAPYVCVIPDNRDLLINLNTLTEETAVLLAALIPQLTEEAAIELINSRPESGFTSLEDITSSSQLADIVLTDDVKNMLVFTSKYFKLTATAAYLESGFVLTSVLEKTNTNKIKVLARRFGDQG is encoded by the coding sequence ATGAACACTCAGCAAGTACAGGCTAAGCAAGCACCGCTTAAATACTCGGCAACAAGACAAAACGGCGTAGCGTTAATTGCGGTATTAATGGTGATTGCTATCGTGGTGATTATAGCCGCAACGATGACCAGCCGGTTACGCCTGCAAATACAACGACAGCAGAATATTCAACAGCAGACCCAGGCATTTTGGTATGCCATGGCCGCGGAGCAATTTAGCCGAGTATTATTAACCCGAACGGTCGTGGGTGAAGAAACGGTTAATTTATCTCAACAATGGGCGATGCAAGGTGCAACCTTTCCGGTTGATAATGGCACTATCGCTGGTGATATTACTGATTTGCGCAGTTGCTTTAATCTTAATGCGCTGCAAAATGTCAGCCGTGCAAACGCTAGCGCAAAAGCCGAATTTTCTGTGCCACAACAAGCATTTCAACGTTTACTTGAGTTAAAGTTGGCCGATTTAACCATGCCACCCGAATACTTAACCGCGCGGATTGCTGATTGGTTAGATGAAGATAGTTTATTAATGACTAGTGGCAGTGCGGAAGAAGATGACTATGCCAGCTTAGTGTATCCTTATTATGCGGCGAATACGTTGATGGCGAGTCCATCTGAACTAAGAGTGATTTTGGGTATTACCCCTGCTGATTATCAGGCACTAGCGCCTTATGTCTGCGTAATACCTGATAATAGAGATTTATTAATTAATCTAAATACGTTAACTGAAGAAACCGCGGTATTGTTAGCGGCGTTAATTCCGCAACTGACTGAAGAAGCCGCGATTGAGTTAATTAACAGCCGGCCAGAAAGCGGTTTTACATCGTTAGAAGATATTACCAGTAGTTCACAGTTAGCAGATATTGTTTTAACTGACGATGTAAAAAACATGCTAGTGTTTACATCCAAATATTTTAAGTTAACCGCGACGGCAGCTTATTTAGAATCAGGCTTTGTGCTAACGTCAGTGCTGGAAAAAACCAATACTAATAAAATTAAAGTGCTAGCTCGACGATTTGGAGACCAAGGGTGA
- the gspJ gene encoding type II secretion system minor pseudopilin GspJ, whose protein sequence is MDNRGQGFTFIEMLLAVSLFALVGLASIAVLSSVTKSDELSRESSQRLIEIQRTMLMLERDFMQISARHVRIDGEPAEKNRLVGAQYLFDSEDHGISFSRQGWRNPGMILPRSEIQAVAYRLQEGVLQRLFTLYPDAVTGTVPRIQMLQSDLTGFEVEYLLAETWQQRWQDSNLPTAVKVTLIHTYLGRIERIFMLPDGLVAEQILQ, encoded by the coding sequence ATGGATAATCGTGGCCAGGGTTTTACCTTTATAGAAATGTTACTAGCCGTTTCACTGTTTGCTTTAGTTGGCTTGGCCTCGATAGCGGTGTTGTCTAGTGTGACCAAAAGCGATGAGTTATCGCGCGAGTCTAGTCAGCGTTTAATCGAAATTCAGCGCACCATGTTAATGTTAGAGCGTGACTTTATGCAGATAAGTGCCAGACATGTGCGTATTGATGGCGAGCCCGCTGAAAAAAATCGGCTAGTAGGTGCGCAGTACTTATTTGACAGCGAAGATCATGGTATTAGCTTTAGTCGCCAAGGTTGGCGTAATCCCGGTATGATATTACCGCGTAGTGAAATTCAAGCTGTGGCTTATCGACTTCAAGAAGGCGTATTGCAGCGCTTATTTACCTTATATCCTGATGCGGTTACCGGAACCGTGCCCCGGATACAAATGTTACAAAGTGACTTAACCGGCTTTGAGGTTGAATATTTATTGGCTGAAACATGGCAACAACGCTGGCAAGATAGTAATTTACCTACTGCCGTAAAAGTTACTTTGATTCATACCTACTTAGGACGTATTGAACGTATTTTTATGCTGCCAGATGGCTTAGTTGCGGAGCAAATATTGCAATGA
- the gspI gene encoding type II secretion system minor pseudopilin GspI has protein sequence MKSLSNHNGFTLLELLVAMAIFATAGIAIMQATSAHIRSITMLEDSTFASFVANNQMQLALLEKEWPGKEQRKGEVEQGNRKWLWQLENYKLEDADLRLIKIQVSLAETPEDILYSLQSYKGKPNG, from the coding sequence ATGAAGTCACTTAGTAACCATAACGGTTTTACGCTGCTAGAATTATTGGTTGCGATGGCTATTTTTGCCACTGCTGGCATTGCTATTATGCAAGCAACTTCAGCACATATTCGTAGTATCACCATGCTGGAAGATAGTACTTTTGCCAGTTTTGTTGCCAACAATCAAATGCAATTAGCGTTACTAGAAAAAGAGTGGCCAGGCAAAGAGCAGCGCAAGGGCGAAGTAGAGCAAGGCAACCGTAAATGGCTGTGGCAACTGGAAAATTATAAATTAGAAGATGCAGATTTACGCTTAATTAAAATTCAGGTCAGTTTAGCCGAAACACCAGAGGATATTTTATATAGTTTACAAAGCTATAAAGGTAAGCCAAATGGATAA
- the gspH gene encoding type II secretion system minor pseudopilin GspH: MIKPAARHAKNTGFTLLEVMLVMLLIGLLATAVVLNFSGESRAEKLDKQSLRFQQLFQFVAETALLKQQEWGLYTTADRYGFLYYDNNQQKWLPAEEPESLRQHQLPEDISLQLDLDGFATVEDNLLRDLDWQIDEEYSQDEQQTTPVLPQVFILSSGEISPFKLTFIEKSDLSPLYSTVSTEFFIPLTRTFASGEQP, translated from the coding sequence ATGATCAAGCCTGCTGCTCGTCACGCTAAGAACACGGGTTTCACTTTATTAGAAGTGATGCTAGTAATGCTATTAATTGGCTTATTGGCGACAGCAGTGGTGCTTAATTTTAGCGGTGAAAGCCGAGCAGAAAAGCTTGATAAGCAAAGTTTGCGCTTTCAACAGTTGTTTCAGTTTGTGGCTGAAACGGCTTTGCTTAAACAGCAAGAGTGGGGGTTGTATACTACTGCCGATCGCTACGGATTTTTATATTACGATAATAATCAGCAAAAGTGGTTGCCGGCAGAAGAACCTGAAAGCTTGCGCCAACACCAATTACCTGAAGACATCAGCTTACAGTTAGATTTGGATGGTTTTGCCACAGTCGAAGACAATTTACTGCGAGATTTAGACTGGCAAATAGATGAAGAATACAGTCAGGATGAGCAGCAAACTACGCCGGTATTGCCGCAAGTATTTATTTTATCTTCAGGTGAAATTAGTCCGTTTAAACTTACCTTTATAGAAAAAAGTGATCTGTCTCCGTTATATTCCACAGTAAGTACCGAGTTTTTTATTCCCTTAACGCGCACCTTTGCTAGTGGCGAGCAACCATGA
- the gspG gene encoding type II secretion system major pseudopilin GspG, giving the protein MLKQRGFTLLEVMVVIVILGIIASMVVPNLLGNKEAADQQKAKVDIQQLENVLDMYRLRNGFYPTTEQGLTALVQQATSEPVPRAFPDGGFIKRLPKDPWGEDYILVSPGQIGRIDILSKGPDRTAGSDDDIGNWDVESDSNN; this is encoded by the coding sequence ATGTTAAAACAACGGGGTTTTACCCTTTTAGAAGTGATGGTCGTAATTGTTATTCTGGGTATTATTGCCAGCATGGTAGTACCCAATTTATTGGGCAATAAAGAAGCGGCTGATCAACAAAAAGCTAAAGTTGATATTCAACAATTAGAAAACGTCTTAGATATGTATCGGTTGCGTAACGGTTTTTACCCTACCACCGAGCAAGGCTTAACAGCATTAGTGCAACAGGCCACGTCTGAACCCGTACCAAGAGCATTTCCTGATGGCGGTTTTATTAAGCGTTTGCCAAAAGATCCTTGGGGCGAAGATTATATTCTGGTTAGCCCAGGCCAGATTGGTCGTATTGATATTCTAAGCAAAGGCCCAGACCGTACTGCCGGTAGTGATGATGATATTGGTAATTGGGATGTTGAGTCAGACAGTAATAATTAA
- the gspF gene encoding type II secretion system inner membrane protein GspF produces the protein MAAFEYQALTAKGRTTKGVLEADNARHARSLLREQKLTPISVTVASQQEKLLASGKQWFKRKISTSELALITRQIATLVEAALPIESALLAVAEQCDKPRLKTMMMTVRSKVVEGYSLAEGLAEFPHVFDHLFRSMVAAGEKSGHLDQVLNRLADYTEQRQHMRNQILMASIYPIVMVVVAIGIIGVLLSVVVPKITEQFEYMGQQLPALTRFMIGASEFVQSYGLGLVLGIVLSIILAQRLLQKPAIKMAYDKQLLNIAFIGRITRGVNTARFARTLSILNASAVPLLEAMRISADVLDNSFMKQSVTEAAARVREGTSLRNALDQTKLFPPMMLHMIASGEKSGQLDTMLERAANNLDREFEMTMTVSLEIFKPAVVIILAAMVFLIVMSILLPILELNNMIGK, from the coding sequence GTGGCGGCGTTTGAATATCAAGCTTTAACGGCAAAAGGTCGCACCACTAAAGGGGTGCTAGAAGCAGATAATGCTAGGCATGCCCGCAGTTTATTACGCGAGCAAAAGCTAACGCCGATTAGTGTCACGGTAGCCTCGCAGCAAGAAAAGCTGCTGGCATCAGGTAAGCAATGGTTTAAACGCAAAATTTCCACCTCTGAACTCGCCTTAATTACGCGGCAAATCGCCACTTTAGTGGAAGCGGCGTTACCGATTGAAAGTGCCTTGCTGGCAGTTGCCGAGCAATGTGATAAACCGCGCTTAAAAACCATGATGATGACAGTGCGCTCTAAAGTGGTGGAAGGCTATAGTTTAGCCGAAGGTTTAGCCGAATTTCCGCATGTGTTTGATCACCTATTTCGCTCTATGGTCGCAGCCGGTGAAAAATCCGGTCATTTAGACCAAGTGTTAAACCGTTTAGCTGATTACACCGAGCAACGTCAGCATATGCGCAATCAAATCTTAATGGCGTCAATCTACCCCATTGTTATGGTTGTGGTGGCTATCGGCATTATTGGCGTTTTATTGTCGGTGGTAGTGCCAAAGATTACTGAGCAGTTCGAATATATGGGCCAACAATTACCGGCGTTAACTCGGTTTATGATTGGTGCCAGCGAGTTTGTGCAAAGTTATGGCCTTGGTTTAGTGCTCGGCATCGTATTATCCATTATTTTAGCTCAGCGCTTATTACAAAAGCCGGCTATAAAAATGGCTTATGATAAACAGCTATTAAATATTGCCTTTATTGGCCGCATAACCCGAGGCGTTAATACGGCGCGTTTTGCTCGCACTTTAAGTATATTAAATGCCAGTGCCGTGCCTTTACTTGAAGCGATGCGCATTAGCGCCGATGTGCTAGATAATAGTTTTATGAAACAATCGGTAACAGAGGCTGCAGCTAGAGTGCGCGAAGGCACCTCGCTGCGCAATGCACTGGATCAAACCAAACTCTTTCCGCCTATGATGTTGCATATGATTGCCAGTGGCGAGAAAAGTGGTCAATTAGATACCATGCTAGAGCGGGCGGCAAATAACTTAGATCGTGAATTTGAAATGACCATGACGGTATCGTTAGAAATATTTAAACCGGCAGTGGTGATTATTCTCGCAGCAATGGTGTTTTTAATTGTGATGTCAATTTTACTGCCAATACTAGAACTTAATAATATGATAGGAAAATAA
- the gspE gene encoding type II secretion system ATPase GspE, with translation MAQLEQLEQLAAEDIKPVSSRIRLPFGFAKRHGVLLQQQKDGWLLSVHTATSAQAVLEVRRMLAEPFTIVRLSPIEFEALLEASYQRDSSEAQQLMEDIGKEVNLASLADDIPETEDLLENEDDAPIIKLINAMLGEAIKLGASDIHVETFEKALIIRFRVDGILREVLRPHRRLSSLLVSRIKVMAKLDIAEKRLPQDGRISLRIAGRAVDVRVSTMPSSHGERVVLRLLDKNNSHLNLADLGMSGTVQTAFAELILKPHGIILVTGPTGSGKSTTLYAGLTDINTKDRNILTVEDPIEYELEGIGQTQVNSKVNMTFARGLRAILRQDPDVVMVGEIRDLETAQIAVQASLTGHLVLSTLHTNTAAGAITRLEDMGVEAFLLSSSLLGVLAQRLVRTLCIHCKHPHQPDTEECRLLGVTAASNTIIYRAKGCEHCNLTGYRGRTGIHELLQVDEHIRELIHNGKGEQSIEKYVRQHSPSIRADGFSKVLKGYTTLEEVLRVTREDV, from the coding sequence ATGGCGCAGTTAGAGCAGCTGGAACAACTCGCGGCAGAAGATATTAAACCGGTCAGTAGTCGGATCCGGTTGCCATTTGGTTTTGCTAAGCGCCACGGTGTGTTATTGCAGCAGCAAAAAGACGGTTGGTTGTTATCGGTGCATACCGCGACATCGGCTCAAGCCGTATTAGAAGTTCGCCGCATGTTAGCGGAGCCTTTTACTATTGTTCGATTATCACCGATTGAATTTGAAGCATTATTAGAAGCAAGTTACCAACGAGATTCCTCTGAAGCGCAGCAATTAATGGAAGATATTGGTAAAGAAGTGAATTTAGCCTCGTTGGCAGATGATATTCCTGAAACCGAAGATTTATTAGAAAATGAAGATGATGCGCCCATTATCAAATTAATTAATGCCATGCTAGGCGAGGCCATTAAATTAGGTGCGTCAGATATTCACGTTGAAACGTTTGAAAAAGCTTTAATTATTCGCTTTAGAGTCGACGGCATTTTACGTGAAGTGCTAAGGCCTCATCGGCGCTTATCGAGCTTGTTAGTGTCGCGGATTAAAGTAATGGCAAAGTTAGATATTGCCGAAAAACGCTTGCCACAAGATGGTCGCATCAGTTTACGTATCGCCGGTCGCGCCGTTGATGTCCGAGTGTCGACTATGCCGTCTAGCCATGGCGAGCGGGTAGTACTGCGTTTATTAGATAAGAATAACTCGCACTTAAATCTAGCCGACTTAGGCATGTCCGGCACGGTGCAAACCGCTTTTGCTGAACTTATTTTAAAACCGCACGGAATTATACTGGTTACGGGCCCTACTGGCTCGGGTAAAAGTACCACTTTGTATGCTGGTTTAACCGATATTAATACTAAAGATCGCAATATCTTAACGGTAGAAGATCCGATTGAATATGAGTTAGAAGGCATTGGCCAAACCCAAGTAAACAGCAAAGTTAATATGACTTTTGCCCGCGGTTTACGGGCGATTTTACGTCAAGATCCCGATGTGGTGATGGTGGGTGAAATTCGTGACTTAGAAACAGCACAAATAGCCGTGCAAGCCAGTTTAACCGGTCACTTAGTGTTATCTACCTTGCATACTAATACTGCCGCTGGCGCGATAACCCGCTTAGAGGATATGGGTGTAGAAGCCTTCTTGCTTTCATCCAGTTTATTAGGTGTGCTGGCGCAACGGTTAGTGCGAACCTTGTGTATTCATTGCAAACATCCACACCAACCTGATACCGAAGAGTGCCGATTACTCGGCGTTACTGCTGCCAGTAATACGATTATTTATCGAGCCAAAGGTTGCGAACACTGTAACCTTACCGGCTATCGTGGACGTACCGGGATTCATGAATTATTACAGGTTGATGAGCATATTCGCGAGTTAATTCATAACGGTAAGGGCGAGCAGTCTATTGAGAAATACGTGCGCCAACATAGCCCCAGTATTCGCGCCGATGGTTTTAGCAAGGTATTAAAAGGCTATACCACGTTAGAAGAAGTATTGCGTGTGACACGAGAGGATGTTTAG